The sequence GAGAACTCACTTGGGTACTTCTCGGAGAATTCTTCAAAGGAGATACCGACTGCGGAGAGTTTCTCTTTGATGATCTCTTCTGCCTTCTTTTTTGTATCCGCTATGCCAAGGTTGAAGAGTGTCTCATAGAAGTACCTGTCCACCTTCCTGAGGGGGTTGAACGTGGAGAACGGATTCTGGAAGACTGCCTGTATTTCTTTTAGAAGCTCTCTTCTTTCCTTTTCGTTCTGATGCACACGATCGATCTTTCTTCCTTTGTAGATGATCTCACCGGAGGTGGGTTCTTCAAAGCCGAGGATGATCTTGGCGGTCGTGGTCTTTCCACAGCCGCTCTCTCCAGCGAGGGTGAAGATCTCTGCTTCGTTTATATCGAAGTTCACGTTGTCTACAGCCACTATCCTCGTTCTGGAGAAGATACTCCCTATGGTGAAGATCTTCGTCAGATTTTTTATCTCAAGAAGCGGCATTCTTTCCCTCCTCTACTAACCAGCATGCAACTCTGTGGCCC comes from Thermotoga sp. Mc24 and encodes:
- a CDS encoding ATP-binding cassette domain-containing protein, encoding MPLLEIKNLTKIFTIGSIFSRTRIVAVDNVNFDINEAEIFTLAGESGCGKTTTAKIILGFEEPTSGEIIYKGRKIDRVHQNEKERRELLKEIQAVFQNPFSTFNPLRKVDRYFYETLFNLGIADTKKKAEEIIKEKLSAVGISFEEFSEKYPSEFS